In a genomic window of Myxococcus fulvus:
- the ftsH gene encoding ATP-dependent zinc metalloprotease FtsH, whose protein sequence is MRSTYKTIGLWVILIVLFVAFYNFFSQGNDQVQEPSFTQLLSKVEEKKVKEVAVKGNTYSGKFVDTSERFRTTGPAPDAAMLNQLRNNGVDVKYEREEQNSLWLTILGQWMPVVFLFLFFIFFMRQLQGGSGKAMTFGKSKAKLLSESHNKVTFADVAGVDECKEELEEIVAFLKDPKKFTKLGGRIPKGVLMMGPPGTGKTLLARAVAGEAGVPFFSISGSDFVEMFVGVGASRVRDLFEQGKKNAPCIIFIDEIDAVGRHRGAGLGGGHDEREQTLNQLLVEMDGFESNDGVILIAATNRPDVLDPALQRPGRFDRRIVVPRPDLKGRLGVLKVHTRRVPLAPEVDLEVIARGTPGMTGADLENLVNESALMAARQNKERVDLSDFEAAKDKVFMGPERRSMIMTEKEKKNTAVHEAGHALLAKLLPGCDPLHKVTIIPRGQALGVTWSLPTEDKVNGYKKQMLDQISMAMGGRIAEELLFNEMSSGAANDIERATETARAMVCRWGMSEKLGPLAFGKSDGEVFLGRDFNSSKDYSEDTARQIDSEVRSIVVGCYERGRNLLTENLEALKRVSDALVEYETLDAEDVNILLQGGQLTRERPPPRVNAPPKATEKKDKRKILDALEGLPKMEPNKA, encoded by the coding sequence GTGCGTTCGACCTACAAGACCATCGGGCTCTGGGTCATCCTGATCGTCCTCTTCGTCGCCTTCTACAACTTCTTCTCCCAGGGCAACGACCAGGTCCAGGAGCCCTCCTTCACCCAGCTTCTGTCGAAGGTGGAGGAGAAGAAGGTCAAGGAAGTGGCGGTCAAGGGCAACACCTACTCCGGCAAGTTCGTGGACACGAGCGAGCGGTTCCGCACCACGGGTCCCGCGCCGGATGCGGCGATGCTCAACCAGCTCCGCAACAACGGAGTGGACGTCAAGTACGAGCGGGAGGAGCAGAACAGCCTCTGGCTGACCATCCTCGGGCAGTGGATGCCCGTCGTCTTCCTGTTCCTCTTCTTCATCTTCTTCATGCGTCAGCTGCAGGGCGGCAGTGGCAAGGCGATGACCTTCGGGAAGTCGAAGGCCAAGCTGCTCAGCGAGAGCCACAACAAGGTCACGTTCGCGGACGTGGCCGGCGTGGACGAGTGCAAGGAAGAGCTCGAGGAGATCGTCGCCTTCCTCAAGGACCCCAAGAAGTTCACCAAGCTCGGCGGCCGCATCCCCAAGGGCGTGCTGATGATGGGGCCTCCGGGCACGGGCAAGACGCTGCTTGCCCGCGCGGTGGCCGGCGAAGCGGGCGTGCCGTTCTTCTCCATCTCCGGCTCGGACTTCGTGGAGATGTTCGTGGGCGTCGGCGCCAGCCGCGTCCGTGACTTGTTCGAGCAGGGCAAGAAGAACGCCCCCTGCATCATCTTCATCGACGAAATCGACGCCGTGGGTCGTCACCGTGGCGCCGGTCTGGGCGGCGGTCACGACGAGCGGGAGCAGACGCTCAACCAGCTGCTCGTGGAGATGGACGGCTTCGAGTCCAACGACGGCGTCATCCTCATCGCCGCGACGAACCGTCCGGACGTGTTGGACCCCGCGCTGCAGCGCCCGGGTCGCTTCGACCGCCGCATCGTGGTGCCGCGGCCGGACCTGAAGGGCCGCCTGGGCGTGCTGAAGGTGCACACCCGCCGCGTGCCGCTGGCGCCGGAGGTGGACCTGGAGGTCATCGCTCGCGGTACGCCGGGCATGACGGGCGCGGACCTGGAGAACCTGGTGAACGAGTCGGCGCTGATGGCCGCGCGGCAGAACAAGGAGCGCGTGGACCTGAGCGACTTCGAGGCCGCCAAGGACAAGGTCTTCATGGGCCCCGAGCGGCGCTCGATGATCATGACCGAGAAGGAGAAGAAGAACACCGCGGTGCACGAGGCGGGGCACGCGCTGCTCGCCAAGCTGCTGCCGGGGTGCGACCCCCTCCACAAGGTCACCATCATCCCGCGCGGACAGGCGCTCGGCGTGACGTGGAGCCTGCCGACCGAGGACAAGGTCAACGGCTACAAGAAGCAGATGCTGGACCAGATCTCCATGGCCATGGGTGGCCGCATCGCCGAGGAGCTGCTCTTCAACGAGATGAGCAGCGGCGCGGCGAACGACATCGAGCGGGCGACGGAGACGGCGCGCGCCATGGTGTGCCGCTGGGGCATGAGCGAGAAGCTGGGGCCCCTGGCGTTCGGCAAGAGCGATGGTGAGGTGTTCCTGGGCCGCGACTTCAACTCGTCCAAGGACTACTCCGAGGACACGGCGCGGCAGATCGACTCCGAGGTCCGCAGCATCGTCGTCGGCTGCTACGAGCGGGGCCGCAACCTCCTCACGGAGAACCTGGAGGCGCTCAAGCGCGTCTCCGACGCCCTGGTGGAGTACGAGACGCTCGACGCCGAGGACGTGAACATCCTCCTGCAGGGTGGCCAGCTCACCCGTGAGCGTCCGCCCCCGCGGGTGAATGCTCCGCCGAAGGCGACGGAGAAGAAGGACAAGCGGAAGATCCTCGACGCGCTCGAGGGCCTGCCGAAGATGGAGCCGAACAAGGCGTAG
- the tilS gene encoding tRNA lysidine(34) synthetase TilS, with protein sequence MDTYARLGLEGRSVLCAVSGGADSVALLVGTASVRERLRLRVEVCTVDHGVRPESRAEARAVGSLCEQLGVPCHVRTLTLARGPGLEARARQARYEALEAVRRERGLSAVATAHSASDQAETLLMRLARGTSTRGAVGIHEARGALVRPVLSLTRAELVASLKEQGVGYVTDEMNDDPAFLRVRVRHDVLPALSSAAGFQVDARLASYARLAAEDDALLSDLADAAWERVRLPDGALDAVAVRALEVPLRRRVLARLLAAHDVVADAAMVERALRAVAQGGSATVGRALRLRATGGRVRCVASSEVEAPPVRAMVLTGEGACGVLEGTGWRFSVESREPPPGMHGLALARDVLWPLTVRTRRPGDRVRAGEKQRRLQDVLVDLRVPAESRDSRPVVLDAEGTVVWLPGLWTPPSRAEVSGHYLWAAPVGPSNHQDPSL encoded by the coding sequence GAGAGCGGCTGCGGCTGCGAGTGGAGGTCTGCACGGTGGACCATGGCGTGCGTCCCGAATCCCGAGCGGAGGCCCGCGCCGTGGGCTCGCTCTGCGAGCAGCTGGGCGTGCCCTGTCACGTGCGGACGCTGACCCTGGCTCGCGGCCCCGGACTCGAGGCCCGCGCACGGCAGGCGCGCTACGAGGCCCTGGAGGCGGTGCGGCGAGAGCGGGGCCTGTCCGCGGTGGCGACGGCCCACTCGGCGAGCGACCAGGCGGAGACGCTGCTGATGCGGCTGGCGCGGGGCACGTCGACGCGGGGCGCGGTGGGCATCCACGAGGCGCGGGGCGCGCTGGTGCGGCCGGTGCTGTCGCTGACGCGGGCGGAGCTGGTGGCCTCCTTGAAGGAGCAGGGCGTCGGCTATGTGACAGATGAGATGAACGACGACCCCGCCTTCCTGCGGGTCCGGGTGCGCCACGACGTGCTGCCGGCCCTGTCGAGCGCGGCGGGCTTCCAGGTGGACGCGAGGCTCGCGTCGTACGCGCGGCTGGCGGCCGAGGACGACGCGCTGCTGAGCGACCTGGCGGACGCGGCGTGGGAGCGGGTGCGGCTTCCCGATGGCGCGCTGGACGCGGTGGCGGTGCGCGCGCTGGAGGTGCCCTTGCGGCGCAGGGTGCTCGCCAGGCTGCTGGCCGCGCACGACGTGGTGGCGGACGCGGCGATGGTGGAGCGCGCGCTGCGGGCGGTGGCGCAGGGCGGCTCGGCGACGGTGGGGCGCGCGTTGCGGCTCCGGGCGACAGGTGGCCGGGTGCGCTGCGTGGCGTCGTCGGAGGTGGAGGCGCCTCCGGTGCGGGCCATGGTGCTGACGGGGGAGGGGGCTTGCGGCGTGCTGGAGGGCACGGGGTGGCGCTTCAGCGTGGAGTCGCGCGAGCCGCCTCCGGGCATGCACGGGCTGGCGCTGGCGCGGGATGTCCTCTGGCCGCTGACCGTGCGGACACGCAGGCCCGGAGACCGGGTGCGCGCGGGCGAGAAACAACGCCGGTTGCAGGATGTGTTGGTGGATCTTCGGGTGCCCGCGGAGTCGAGGGATTCGCGGCCGGTGGTGCTGGACGCCGAGGGCACCGTGGTGTGGCTCCCAGGGCTGTGGACACCTCCGTCACGGGCGGAGGTTTCCGGACACTACCTGTGGGCCGCACCCGTGGGTCCGAGCAATCACCAGGACCCTTCGTTATAG